The DNA region GTCGGCGTCCCCGGCAAGGAACTCGGCTACGACGACGGCGCGGGCACCGTCGTCACACTGCCCGGCAACCGTGCCGGGCTGACGGGTCGGGGCGCTCGGGTCTTCACCCAGGACACGGCCGGCGTCCCGGGCGCGTCCGAGCCGGGCGACGTCTTCGGCGCGCAGGTCGCACTCCTCGACATCAACGGCAACCGGTACGCCGACCTGGCCGCGGCGGCTCCGGGCGAGGACGCCGGGAACGGGGCGGTCTGGATACTGCGAGGCCGGCCGACGGGCATCGTGACCGATGCCGCCACCGCCATCGGCCCGAAAGCGATCGGCGCGCCCTACGCCAAGGCGGCGTTCGGCCGACAGCTGAGGTGACCGCGGCCGGATCACCGATCAGGTCCCCGCACGCCGCTCCGACAGACGGCCACTTTGCGTCACCCGGACCAGTCCTACGGCGACGGCCGGGCGGGAGCTCGTTCGCGGTCATGGTGATGCTCAAAGGGAGGCAGACACCAGCACAGCCACGCGACGAACGACATTGGTCCGCCGACCACGCCGCCCCGTGGCCCCACCGGCCGTCCCGAGCCGACGCGCGCCGTCGGCGCCGGGACGACCGCTCACCCTTCCGACCCCGACCCGACCTGGCGCGGGGGCGCAACTGGAGGGCCCGTTCGGTCGTCTCCCAGGGGCAGGCCGGACGAGCGTGCCCTTCACGGCGAGCATGCATTCCCGTTCCCGTCACGGTTGAACGCCTTGTGGACCGGCAGGCCACCAGAGGGAGGACCTCGGTGTTCACCGCAGTCGTCGCAGTACTCGGCACCCTCGCCGGCTCGCTTCTGACCGAGGTCCTCCAGTGCTACAGCCTGCGGGCCGCCCGTCGTGGCGAGGCCGCGTCTGCCTGCCGCACCGAGGGGTTGAGATTCCGCCTCTCATGACGCCTGTCGGGCTCATGACCGGTCACCCGTCAGCACCTGCACGTGAGGCAGTGAGCCTGCTGTGTCCCAGCCTGCCACGAAGAACTGGACACCTTCCGTCAGCTCCACGCTGACGGGCACGGAAGACCGCACGCCACCTTCGCAGGAGCGCTCCCGCGCTGACCACCGCGACGTGGCTTCATGTCCAACGGACGCGAGATCAGGCCCGCCGCTGCCGGCAGGCCTTCACGGACTCGATACAGACCCACACGCCCATGGTGAGAACGCCGACCAGTACGAGCAAGCCGACAAGGAAAGGGACGATCATGCCGCCAGCATGACAGACGATCACCCCTCGACCTCCAGTGCCCCTACTCCCAGACTGCGGCCGGGCGGGGCCGGGCGGGGCCGGGCGGGGCCGGGCCGGGCCGCGGTCAGGTCGCGGTCAGGTCGCCGCGGTGGGTGGTCAGCCGCCCAGGCCCAGGATGCCGACCCTCAGATCGTTGAGGTTGTCGCATTGCAGCAGGTTGGCATTGGAGGGGAGGCCGACCAGGGCCGGGCCGGCGGAGGCAGCTGACTGTGCGGTGTGGCAGGCGTCGGGCATGCCGGCGCCGCCGCGTTGGTTGAGGGGGCTGCGGGTGGGGAGGCCGGCTTGCTTCGCTGCGGCCCGTTCCAGAAGCAATACCGACGTATGGGTGAGGAGGGACGGCCGCCTGGCAGACCCGGACAGCCGCCCCTTCGCTGAGCTGTGCGTGCCCGCTGTCCGTGGTGTCAGGCGAGGACGTCGCTGGAGTCGTCGGCCAGGGCGATACGAACGGTGAAGCCGCCGGTTCGAGCGCCTACGGATACCACGGGACGCTCCACCTGACTCGCCGCTCCAGGTTGTCGACGGGCCGCCATACGGGCTGCGGGGCCGTCTTGGAGCAGGTCGGTTCAACGGTGTGGCGAGGACGGGTGCCTCGTGCCGGAATCCGGACGGCGCCATGCCACGGGCGGTTGCGTGCAGGGCTTGGATGCGGGTGTCGATGCCGGCCGGGCCTGTGCCGTCCAGGACGAACAGTAACCGGGGAAAGAGTGGGGAGTGCCGGCGCCATTCTTCCTGCGGCGGCTCCTGGCCGAAGGCGGGTCGGCGTCGCCCTGGGGGAGGGGTGGGGAGGTAGGTGTGGAGGCGGGCGTAGGCGCCGATTTTGGCGGCGAGGCGTTCGGGGCCCATGGTGGCCCGGTCGACCTCGACGAGCAGGTCGACGAGGACTGGGTGAGCGATATCAGCCTCGGTGTACACGGTCCGGGCGTGGTCCGGCCGGGGCCTGGGGCGAGCCCGACCGGACCTGCCTCTGACCCCATGCCTTGCCGCCGACGGGAGTCGCCTCAAGCCTCCTCCAGGGCGTCGCCGAACTCGAGCAGTAGTCGGCCATGGTGGCTGTGAGCCAGTTGGTGTCCGACTGCCAGCACCAACGCGACCGGCCATTTGACGATCTCCAGGGTGACCAGTACGCCCAGGCCCGCGAGGAAAGCGAGCTGGTCGGGCGGGGGCAGTTGGAGGCGTACGCCGAAAAACATCCAGATCCACGGCGGTCTGCGCAAGCCTATGCTCGGCTGCCACACGGGCATTCTGCGTGTCGTCCACGTCCGAAGCATCGGGCTGAGCAAGGCGGACGTCCTTCGTGCACTTCGTCTGTCATCGACCCACTTCCCACGTGTAGTCGAACCAGATCCGATGCGTTCCATCAGCCTCGACGGCCATTCCTCCAGCACCGGAGATCCCGGTCAGCTCTCCCGTACCGCTCGTTGGCACGATGGTGAAGAACTCCGCTGTGCGATCACTGCCGAAGGTCGTCGCCGAGTGCACGAAGTTGAAGGCGCCGGCCTGGCCACACAGCGAGCCTTCGAACGACTCCATGGCCACATAGGTGCCCACGCCGGTCGTCTGGTCGAACGCCGCGGTGAACAGGGTCGCCGAGCGACCGGCAACCTCACCCTCGAAGTGCTTCTCCATCGTTGCGACACCCACCGGAAGCCCAGTGGACACAGCCGGTTCCGGCTTCAGTTCGGTCGGGACGAAGGCTTTGACAGTGAACGTTCCTGTAGCTCTCATGGAACGACCGTATCGGTGCGGTCTGACACCGCACTCCCTCTGGGATCCTCGCGCAATGCACGCCACAGCGTCCCGGCGAAGCTGGGCCCGGACTGCGCGAGCCGATTGGGTCTCCGGCGGGTCGTTGCCTGACCCGGTCGGCGACTCCGCTGCCGTACGGTTGCGGGCCGCTGCTCAGCTGCGCGCCCGGCTGTAGAGGCACAGGGGGCACGGAACCTGCTTCTCGAAAGTCAGCAGCGCTGTGACCTGCTGTGGCCGGGATTGTGGTGGGGGTCCTGGCGGCCGTGGCCGGGTCTGCGGAACGCTCCCTGCGCAGGAGCGGTCGGGCGCCTACGAGTGCCGTGGGGTGGCCCAGTCGACTCTCTGGTCCGGGTCGTGGACGGGGCGCCATACGGGCGCTGCGGGCCCGCTGTGGAGGAGGTCGGCCAGCGGCGCGGCGAGGACGGTGACGTCCCGCTGGAAGCCGACCCGCGTCGCTTTCGACGTCTGTTGGGTTCAGTCGGCCCCGCCGCCGCAGGACCGTCGCCGGTGGGGGTCACGCCGGGCCCGGCAGGTCCATGAGCGCGAGTGTGGCCGGGTCGACCACGGCGGTGATCTCGGTGATGCGGCCGTCGGCGACAGTGAAGGCCAGGAGA from Streptomyces sp. ALI-76-A includes:
- a CDS encoding DUF3224 domain-containing protein — encoded protein: MRATGTFTVKAFVPTELKPEPAVSTGLPVGVATMEKHFEGEVAGRSATLFTAAFDQTTGVGTYVAMESFEGSLCGQAGAFNFVHSATTFGSDRTAEFFTIVPTSGTGELTGISGAGGMAVEADGTHRIWFDYTWEVGR